Proteins found in one Actinokineospora alba genomic segment:
- a CDS encoding GNAT family N-acetyltransferase encodes MANDDYSIRPLTDDDLPEFAGVLAKAFLNDDHVDSVVESERTVFEPERSLALVADGRFAGVGQILTRSVCVPGRGQTPVAAVTSVGVATDHRRRGVLTRLMRAQLHGLHESGAEPIAALWASEAAIYGRFGYGLATDFVNYEITAKTPFRPGIDLGVDRVRELPREEALPVIRPLYDRYAENRVGALGRGAGHWEYHFLDLENRRGGGSRLRFAVHPDGYVAYRVKNGWTDRGPDGRVLVRELVANTPQAYAALARHLLDIDLVQWVDVNAGVDDPLPWLLQTPRAAKCSRYDGMFVRLVDIDRALCARGYASAVDVVLEVADEFCPWNAGRWRFTVDADGAAEVTRSTDEPDVSTSTTDLAAAFLGGTRIATLAAAGRVREHTPGAVAALSAAFLAEREPACVEVF; translated from the coding sequence GTGGCCAACGACGATTACTCGATCCGTCCGCTGACCGATGACGATCTCCCCGAGTTCGCCGGGGTGCTCGCCAAGGCGTTCCTCAACGATGACCACGTCGACAGCGTCGTGGAGTCCGAGCGGACCGTCTTCGAGCCGGAGCGGTCGCTCGCACTGGTCGCCGATGGGCGGTTCGCGGGCGTCGGCCAGATCTTGACCCGCTCGGTCTGCGTTCCGGGGCGGGGACAGACACCGGTCGCCGCGGTCACGTCGGTCGGGGTCGCGACCGACCACCGGCGGCGCGGGGTGCTGACCCGGCTGATGCGTGCGCAGCTGCACGGGTTGCACGAGTCGGGCGCGGAGCCGATAGCGGCACTGTGGGCGAGCGAGGCGGCGATCTACGGGCGGTTCGGCTACGGCTTGGCGACCGATTTCGTGAACTACGAGATCACCGCGAAGACGCCGTTCCGCCCGGGGATCGACCTCGGTGTCGATCGGGTTCGGGAGTTGCCACGCGAAGAGGCGCTGCCTGTCATTCGGCCGCTTTATGACCGGTACGCGGAGAACCGGGTCGGCGCGTTGGGTCGGGGCGCCGGCCATTGGGAGTACCACTTCCTCGACTTGGAGAACCGTCGCGGCGGCGGGTCGCGGCTGCGGTTCGCGGTGCACCCGGACGGTTACGTCGCCTACCGGGTCAAGAACGGCTGGACCGACCGCGGGCCGGATGGCCGGGTCCTGGTCCGCGAGCTGGTGGCGAACACGCCGCAGGCCTATGCGGCGCTTGCCCGGCATCTGCTCGACATCGACCTCGTGCAGTGGGTCGACGTCAACGCCGGTGTCGACGATCCGCTCCCGTGGCTGCTGCAGACGCCCAGGGCCGCGAAGTGCTCGCGGTACGACGGGATGTTCGTGCGACTCGTGGACATAGACCGCGCGTTGTGCGCCCGCGGGTACGCGAGCGCGGTGGATGTCGTGCTGGAGGTGGCCGACGAGTTCTGCCCGTGGAACGCGGGCCGCTGGCGGTTCACTGTGGACGCCGACGGCGCCGCGGAGGTCACGCGCAGCACCGACGAGCCAGATGTCTCCACCAGCACGACCGACCTCGCGGCTGCGTTCCTCGGCGGCACACG